The Paenibacillus tianjinensis genome has a window encoding:
- the proB gene encoding glutamate 5-kinase, producing the protein MTTRIVVKIGSSSLTGPEGGLNREAVAFFAAEIAALRKDGCEVLLVTSGAVAAGFRGIGYPSRPKLLHEKQAAAAVGQVMLMQAYQEAFGQHGLPTAQILLTRTDFCSRRAMNNAMMTVEELLRQGAVPVFNENDTVSVDELKFGDNDTLSALVANLLKASRLLVLTDMDGLYSGDPRKNPDAVRYSHVKEITPEIYAFAGGAGSSVGTGGMRSKIDAAKIATRGGVPVFIGRATEPGDLRLAAAGTGKGTYFDTTLSSLPVKKQWLGFMSTPLGSLYVDEGAVEALLHGGHSLLPVGVRRIEGSFHSGDVVEVLGPDATLLGRGIVNYDDTQLRSIQGLPSREIVPKLGEVHRLEVIHRDEWITLR; encoded by the coding sequence TTGACGACACGTATTGTAGTCAAAATAGGCAGCAGTTCGCTCACCGGCCCTGAAGGCGGATTAAACCGCGAAGCAGTGGCCTTCTTCGCCGCCGAGATTGCTGCACTAAGGAAGGACGGCTGTGAGGTGCTGCTGGTAACCTCCGGAGCAGTAGCCGCCGGCTTCCGCGGCATCGGCTATCCGTCCCGTCCGAAGCTGCTGCATGAGAAGCAGGCCGCAGCCGCAGTCGGACAGGTTATGCTGATGCAGGCCTATCAGGAGGCTTTCGGACAGCATGGCCTGCCGACCGCCCAGATTCTGTTGACCCGCACCGACTTCTGCAGCCGGCGGGCGATGAACAACGCTATGATGACGGTGGAGGAGCTGCTCCGGCAAGGCGCTGTTCCCGTTTTCAATGAGAACGACACCGTATCGGTCGATGAGCTGAAGTTCGGGGACAATGATACATTGTCTGCGCTGGTCGCGAACCTGCTGAAAGCCTCCCGCCTCCTGGTGCTGACGGACATGGACGGATTATACAGCGGCGACCCCCGTAAGAATCCCGATGCCGTCCGCTACAGTCACGTGAAGGAAATCACTCCTGAAATCTATGCCTTCGCAGGCGGAGCAGGCTCCAGTGTAGGGACAGGCGGGATGCGTTCCAAGATTGACGCTGCCAAAATTGCTACCAGAGGCGGAGTACCTGTGTTTATCGGCAGAGCCACTGAACCTGGAGATCTGCGGCTGGCTGCGGCAGGAACAGGTAAGGGTACGTATTTTGATACCACGCTCTCCTCATTGCCGGTCAAAAAGCAGTGGCTCGGGTTCATGTCGACTCCGCTCGGCTCTTTATATGTGGATGAAGGAGCCGTCGAAGCGCTGCTCCACGGCGGACATAGTCTTCTTCCAGTCGGTGTTAGACGGATTGAAGGCAGCTTTCACTCCGGGGATGTGGTTGAAGTGCTTGGCCCCGATGCTACCTTGCTGGGCCGGGGTATCGTAAACTATGATGACACCCAGCTGCGCAGCATTCAGGGTCTGCCCAGCCGCGAGATCGTCCCGAAGCTCGGTGAAGTCCACCGGCTAGAGGTTATTCACCGCGATGAATGGATTACGCTACGATAA
- a CDS encoding glutamate-5-semialdehyde dehydrogenase, with protein MSEVVTKASLAKETTGILASLTTGQKNEALLVMAAALRREASAIIAANLEDLERGRLAGTPESMLDRLALDVSRIDAISEGLQQIAVLPDPIGDTLETIERPNGLSIEKIRVPLGVIGIIYEARPNVTVDAAGLCLKTGNAVVLRGGSSALSSNRKIVEVLHNALAETSIPSAALQLIEDPSRSSVDEMLKLNGLLDVIIPRGGSSLIQNVVLNATVPVIETGAGICHSYLDAGSDPEMAERISLNAKAQRPSVCNSMETLLIHRDYAAEHMLSLAEAFRRVNVELRGCPETIALVPWAVPVTAEDYATEYNDYILNIRIVSGLDEALRHIAEFSTKHSECIVTENAEHAARFLQEVDAAAVYHNASTRFTDGFEFGFGAEIGISTQKLHARGPMGLPALTSCKYIIRGNGQIRG; from the coding sequence ATGAGTGAAGTCGTTACTAAAGCCTCATTGGCGAAAGAGACCACGGGGATACTTGCAAGCCTAACCACAGGCCAGAAAAATGAAGCACTGCTTGTCATGGCTGCAGCATTACGGCGCGAAGCCTCCGCTATTATTGCCGCCAATCTGGAAGACCTGGAGCGCGGGCGTCTCGCAGGCACTCCGGAATCTATGCTGGACCGTCTGGCACTGGATGTCAGCCGGATAGACGCAATTTCGGAGGGACTGCAGCAAATCGCTGTCTTGCCTGACCCTATCGGCGACACCCTAGAAACGATTGAACGTCCGAACGGTCTATCGATCGAGAAAATCCGAGTCCCGCTTGGTGTTATCGGCATCATCTATGAAGCCCGTCCTAATGTAACAGTCGATGCAGCCGGGCTGTGTCTCAAGACCGGGAATGCCGTGGTCCTGCGCGGCGGATCTTCTGCCCTCTCGTCTAACCGTAAAATTGTCGAAGTACTGCATAACGCTTTGGCTGAAACGTCAATCCCTTCCGCAGCCTTGCAGCTGATTGAAGATCCGAGCCGTTCCTCTGTGGATGAGATGCTCAAGCTGAACGGCCTCCTCGATGTCATTATCCCGCGTGGGGGCAGCTCTCTGATCCAGAATGTTGTCCTCAATGCTACCGTACCGGTGATTGAAACAGGAGCAGGCATATGCCATAGTTATCTGGATGCGGGCAGTGACCCTGAAATGGCTGAACGGATCAGCCTTAACGCCAAAGCCCAGCGCCCTTCTGTCTGTAATTCAATGGAAACGCTGCTTATTCACCGCGACTATGCTGCTGAACATATGCTTTCGCTTGCCGAAGCCTTTCGCAGGGTAAATGTTGAATTACGCGGCTGTCCGGAAACTATAGCCCTAGTTCCCTGGGCAGTACCGGTAACCGCGGAAGATTATGCAACTGAGTATAATGACTATATTCTAAATATCCGGATTGTTAGCGGGCTAGATGAAGCCTTACGCCATATTGCCGAGTTCAGCACCAAACATTCCGAATGCATCGTAACTGAAAATGCTGAACATGCTGCACGTTTCCTGCAGGAAGTAGACGCTGCTGCCGTTTATCATAATGCCTCTACACGTTTCACGGACGGCTTTGAATTCGGCTTCGGCGCCGAAATCGGGATCAGCACCCAGAAGCTGCATGCCCGCGGTCCGATGGGTCTGCCCGCACTCACCTCCTGCAAATATATAATCCGCGGCAACGGTCAAATTCGGGGATAA
- the proC gene encoding pyrroline-5-carboxylate reductase, with protein sequence MCQQPTIPLINDKIVFYGAGSMAEAIVRGMIARSVISSENITMLNRSSSERLAELRSRYGVKGSNDPGHKAEILANANVIVLAMKPKDAAEALRGLAPLLSPGQLIVSVIAGLTIRTIQALLGTTQPVVRTMPNTSSTIGLGATGIAFSKEVDDSGRRLALNIFESVGITSVIEEERMEILTGISGSGPAYIYYMMEAMTAAGIRGGLTPEQSAELTVQSVLGAARMVQQTGEEPAALRKKVTSPNGATQAAIETLEKGDFFETVIAAVNSCAERSREMGAAVEKELL encoded by the coding sequence ATGTGTCAGCAACCGACTATTCCACTTATTAATGATAAAATCGTCTTCTATGGCGCCGGGTCGATGGCCGAAGCGATTGTGCGGGGTATGATTGCCCGCAGCGTAATTTCTTCTGAGAACATCACCATGCTTAACCGCAGCAGCAGCGAACGGCTGGCTGAGCTGCGAAGCCGTTACGGCGTAAAGGGCAGCAATGATCCCGGACATAAAGCGGAAATCCTGGCAAATGCTAATGTGATTGTCCTGGCGATGAAACCAAAGGATGCTGCTGAGGCACTTCGCGGCCTCGCTCCGCTGCTCTCACCTGGTCAGCTCATTGTCTCTGTTATCGCAGGCCTGACGATCCGTACAATTCAAGCCCTGCTCGGCACAACACAGCCAGTGGTACGCACGATGCCCAACACCTCGAGTACCATTGGACTTGGAGCGACCGGTATTGCCTTCTCCAAGGAGGTGGACGACTCTGGCCGCCGTCTGGCACTCAATATTTTTGAATCCGTCGGCATCACTTCCGTGATTGAAGAGGAACGGATGGAAATCCTGACCGGGATCTCCGGCAGCGGACCAGCATATATCTATTACATGATGGAAGCAATGACCGCCGCAGGCATCCGGGGCGGACTGACACCGGAGCAGAGCGCAGAGCTAACCGTGCAGAGCGTGCTGGGAGCAGCCCGTATGGTACAGCAGACAGGTGAAGAACCGGCTGCCCTGCGGAAAAAGGTTACCTCTCCAAACGGTGCAACGCAAGCCGCGATTGAAACCCTCGAAAAAGGTGATTTTTTCGAGACAGTCATTGCAGCAGTGAACAGCTGCGCTGAGCGCTCCCGTGAAATGGGCGCTGCTGTTGAGAAAGAACTGCTATAA
- a CDS encoding DnaD domain protein, whose amino-acid sequence MDGKGWNTWGEGAAFGLQNGMAVIPYALLKYYRKLNLSGSEAMLLIHLLSFRQVEGIEFPSLEELQTVTGRSISVIAGELQKLMKEGFISIDGDNDELRDIHYEQYNFTGLYSKLGAYLAEAAQEAAQGKTAGHAQTSRTAGRYAGNPAAAAPGEAEESRNLFSIFEKEFGRPLSPMECETISGWVDQDRYPEELILLALKESVFAGKVHFRYIDRILLEWARNRVKNAQDVKNYSQNFRGR is encoded by the coding sequence ATGGACGGCAAAGGATGGAATACCTGGGGTGAAGGCGCAGCTTTCGGTCTTCAGAACGGGATGGCCGTCATTCCTTATGCACTCTTAAAATATTACCGGAAGCTGAATCTTAGCGGCAGTGAAGCGATGCTGCTTATCCACCTGCTGTCTTTCCGGCAGGTGGAAGGCATCGAATTCCCGTCGCTGGAGGAACTGCAAACTGTGACCGGACGGAGCATATCTGTAATCGCCGGGGAGCTGCAGAAGCTGATGAAGGAAGGTTTTATCAGCATCGACGGAGATAATGACGAGCTGAGGGATATTCATTATGAGCAGTACAATTTCACAGGATTGTACAGCAAGCTTGGAGCTTATCTTGCGGAGGCTGCACAGGAAGCTGCTCAAGGCAAGACTGCCGGTCATGCGCAGACAAGCAGGACAGCTGGACGTTATGCCGGCAATCCCGCTGCTGCAGCGCCCGGAGAAGCCGAGGAGAGCCGCAACCTGTTCAGTATTTTCGAGAAGGAATTTGGCCGTCCGCTGTCACCGATGGAATGTGAGACGATATCCGGCTGGGTAGATCAGGACCGTTATCCGGAGGAGCTCATTCTGCTTGCGCTCAAAGAATCCGTATTTGCAGGAAAGGTACACTTCCGTTACATCGACCGGATTTTGCTCGAATGGGCACGCAACCGGGTAAAGAATGCCCAGGACGTGAAGAACTACTCACAGAATTTCCGCGGAAGATAA
- the asnS gene encoding asparagine--tRNA ligase has protein sequence MANKSVIKNVNEHVGESVVIGCWVNNKRSSGKIQFLQLRDGTGYIQGVVVKSEVPEQVWDDAKSLTQESSLYVTGIIREEPRSQSGYEMTVTGIEVLHLTENYPITPKEHGVDFLMDHRHLWLRSAKQRAVLVIRAEIIRAIQQFFNQNDFTKVDPPILTPTSAEGTTNLFHTKYFDEDAYLTQSGQLYMEAAAMALGKVYSFGPTFRAEKSKTRRHLIEFWMIEPEMAFTDHEESLKVQEDFISFIVQSVLTNCRAELEAVGRDISKLENIKAPFPRITYDDAIKFLNENGHEIAWGDDFGAPHETAIAEANDKPVFITHYPASFKAFYMKPHPERPEVVLCADMIAPEGYGEIIGGSQRIDDPALLEQRFKEHNLSMDTYKWYMDLRTYGSVPHSGFGLGLERTVAWICGLDHVRETIPFPRTLYRLYP, from the coding sequence ATGGCTAACAAGAGTGTTATCAAGAATGTGAATGAGCATGTCGGAGAAAGTGTTGTTATCGGCTGTTGGGTAAACAACAAACGCTCCAGCGGTAAAATTCAATTCCTGCAGCTTCGGGATGGTACAGGCTATATCCAGGGTGTTGTGGTGAAATCGGAAGTGCCTGAGCAGGTCTGGGACGATGCGAAAAGCCTCACCCAGGAAAGCTCGTTATATGTTACCGGCATTATCCGTGAGGAACCGCGCAGCCAATCCGGGTATGAAATGACTGTTACCGGAATAGAAGTTTTGCATCTCACCGAAAATTATCCGATTACCCCGAAAGAGCATGGCGTGGACTTCCTAATGGATCACCGTCATCTCTGGCTGCGTTCCGCGAAGCAGCGTGCGGTACTCGTTATCCGTGCGGAGATCATCCGTGCGATTCAGCAGTTCTTCAATCAGAATGACTTTACGAAGGTGGATCCTCCGATCTTGACTCCAACCTCGGCTGAAGGAACCACGAATCTGTTCCATACGAAGTATTTTGATGAGGATGCCTACCTGACGCAGAGCGGCCAGCTGTACATGGAAGCTGCTGCGATGGCACTGGGCAAGGTGTATTCTTTCGGGCCGACTTTCCGTGCGGAAAAATCGAAGACCCGCCGTCACTTGATTGAGTTCTGGATGATCGAGCCAGAAATGGCCTTCACGGATCACGAAGAAAGCCTCAAGGTGCAGGAAGACTTCATCAGCTTTATCGTGCAATCCGTATTAACCAACTGCCGCGCTGAGCTTGAAGCGGTGGGCCGCGATATCTCCAAACTGGAGAACATCAAAGCACCGTTCCCGCGGATTACTTATGATGATGCGATTAAGTTCCTGAATGAGAATGGCCATGAAATTGCCTGGGGCGATGATTTCGGCGCACCGCATGAAACTGCAATTGCCGAAGCTAATGACAAACCGGTGTTCATTACGCATTATCCGGCTTCCTTCAAGGCATTCTATATGAAGCCGCATCCTGAGCGCCCAGAGGTTGTACTCTGCGCAGACATGATTGCACCTGAAGGTTATGGTGAGATTATCGGCGGCTCGCAGCGTATCGACGATCCTGCGCTGCTGGAGCAACGTTTCAAAGAACATAACCTATCAATGGATACCTATAAATGGTACATGGATTTGCGGACTTACGGTTCTGTGCCTCACTCCGGCTTCGGTCTTGGACTGGAGCGTACAGTAGCCTGGATTTGCGGCTTGGATCATGTGCGTGAAACGATACCGTTCCCGCGTACCTTGTACCGCCTCTACCCGTAA
- a CDS encoding acetate/propionate family kinase, producing the protein MNVLVINSGSSSLKYQLYNMTDESVLAKGLVERIGMDSSILTHKPTGKPDVTEVSEILEHNTAIRKVLACLTDSEHGVISSIDEINAVGHRVVHGGEFFKESALVNGDAKSKIRQLFDLAPLHNPAAVMGITATEINMPGVPQAVIFDTAFHQTMPEKAYMYAIPRVLYNKYKVRRYGAHGTSHDFVSKAAAEYLDRPLEDLKIITCHIGNGASVTAVQGGVSIDTSMGMTPLEGLMMGTRSGDLDPAIVPYVMNKEELSVGEVNSMLNKHSGLLAISGVSSDMRDIIDGAEKGEPNSTLAFEMYEYRLRKYIGSYAAAMNGVDIIVFTAGVGENASLLREKVLNNLTFLGIELDAEANKVRSGDPRRISTADSKVQVLVVPTNEELVIARDTYRLVQGVNG; encoded by the coding sequence ATGAACGTTCTAGTAATCAACTCGGGTAGTTCTTCTTTAAAATATCAGCTGTACAATATGACGGATGAATCCGTACTGGCAAAAGGTCTGGTAGAACGTATCGGGATGGATTCGTCCATTCTGACCCACAAACCGACCGGTAAACCGGATGTGACGGAAGTCAGTGAAATCCTGGAGCATAATACAGCGATCCGTAAAGTACTGGCGTGTCTGACCGACAGTGAGCATGGTGTAATCAGCTCCATCGATGAAATCAATGCTGTAGGCCACCGTGTTGTACACGGGGGGGAATTCTTCAAGGAATCCGCTTTGGTGAACGGAGATGCCAAATCGAAGATCCGCCAGCTGTTTGACCTTGCACCGCTGCACAATCCTGCTGCAGTAATGGGGATTACAGCTACTGAAATCAATATGCCGGGTGTTCCGCAGGCTGTTATTTTTGATACTGCGTTCCACCAGACTATGCCTGAAAAAGCTTATATGTACGCTATTCCAAGAGTGCTATACAACAAATACAAAGTCCGCCGCTACGGCGCACACGGCACATCCCATGATTTCGTCAGCAAAGCTGCAGCCGAATATCTGGACCGTCCGCTCGAGGACTTGAAGATCATTACCTGTCATATCGGTAACGGCGCCAGTGTAACAGCAGTTCAAGGCGGAGTATCCATTGATACCTCGATGGGGATGACCCCGCTTGAAGGTTTGATGATGGGTACACGCAGCGGTGACCTCGATCCGGCTATCGTGCCTTATGTAATGAACAAGGAAGAGCTGTCGGTTGGCGAAGTGAATTCCATGCTTAATAAGCACAGCGGTCTCTTGGCTATTTCCGGTGTGAGCAGTGACATGCGTGATATTATTGACGGTGCGGAAAAGGGCGAGCCTAACTCCACGCTTGCTTTTGAAATGTATGAATACCGTCTGCGCAAATATATCGGTTCTTATGCAGCCGCTATGAACGGTGTGGATATCATCGTCTTCACAGCAGGTGTCGGCGAGAACGCATCGCTGCTGCGCGAAAAAGTACTGAATAATCTTACTTTCCTTGGCATTGAGCTTGATGCTGAGGCCAACAAGGTTCGTTCCGGCGATCCGCGCCGCATCTCTACAGCTGATTCCAAGGTACAGGTGCTAGTGGTTCCGACAAACGAAGAGCTTGTCATTGCACGCGATACCTATCGCCTTGTGCAAGGAGTTAACGGCTAA
- a CDS encoding 3-hydroxyacyl-CoA dehydrogenase family protein: MNFKKIGVIGGGTMGQGIAEMLAAKGLDVLLVEKTAERLDYSYGMIETSLDKQLEKWAITQAEKKLILSRIQKVTHFAELSSCDMVIETITEDLDAKQKVFNQLDAVCPSNIILASNTSTLSLTELASSTMYPERVIGMHFIHPVAKVDLVEIVRGLKTSDSTFEDTKAFVDEIVDKKGVMIYESPGFVSSRLICLFINEAMHVLQEGVASPEDIDDAMRIGYQFQHGPLEMADRFGLDSVLAALENMFREYGELKYRPSTILKKMVRAGQLGAKSGEGFFKYDKDGDRI; the protein is encoded by the coding sequence ATGAATTTTAAAAAAATCGGCGTCATCGGCGGTGGCACCATGGGTCAAGGGATTGCTGAAATGCTGGCAGCCAAGGGCCTGGATGTTTTGCTGGTGGAGAAAACTGCGGAAAGACTGGATTACTCTTACGGAATGATCGAGACAAGTCTCGACAAACAGTTGGAGAAATGGGCAATTACCCAGGCTGAGAAGAAACTGATTCTGAGCCGTATTCAAAAAGTGACACATTTCGCGGAACTCAGCTCTTGTGATATGGTTATTGAGACCATTACCGAAGACCTGGATGCGAAGCAAAAAGTATTCAATCAGCTGGATGCAGTGTGTCCGAGCAACATTATTCTGGCCAGCAACACGTCGACACTCAGCTTGACAGAGCTTGCCAGCTCTACAATGTATCCGGAACGCGTAATCGGCATGCACTTTATACATCCTGTAGCTAAGGTGGACCTTGTTGAAATCGTGCGCGGTCTGAAAACTTCTGACAGCACCTTTGAAGATACCAAAGCCTTTGTTGATGAAATCGTTGATAAAAAGGGCGTAATGATTTACGAATCCCCGGGATTTGTATCCTCACGCCTCATTTGCTTGTTCATTAACGAAGCTATGCATGTGCTTCAAGAAGGGGTTGCTTCTCCTGAGGATATCGATGATGCAATGCGCATTGGTTACCAATTCCAGCATGGACCGCTTGAAATGGCTGACCGTTTCGGATTGGATTCCGTGCTTGCCGCACTTGAAAACATGTTCCGCGAATACGGTGAACTGAAATATCGTCCATCGACTATTCTGAAGAAGATGGTGCGTGCAGGACAATTGGGTGCAAAATCGGGCGAAGGCTTCTTCAAGTATGACAAGGATGGTGACCGGATATGA
- a CDS encoding AAA family ATPase, translating to MPKYWKEVLTGFVPVLLIFMAFVGINIFPVIIAAGMIGALLLIAHLRGGLTVNAGGDKKRKKSGPSKLTFEEIGGQDNAKQELREALDFLIRHEEISKFGIRPLKGILLTGPPGTGKTLMAKAAAHYTNSVFVAASGSEFVEMYVGVGAGRIRDLFKDARNRALKENKQSAIIFIDEIDVIGGKREGGQQREYDQTLNQLLTEMDGIYNNDTPRILLVAATNRKEMLDSALLRPGRFDRHIQVDMPDKKGRRSILDLHAKNKPLHADVNLDKVAEEAYGFSGAQLESVMNEAAIYMMRENLSEVEQRHLSLAIDKVMMGEKTDRETNQEEKQRVAIHELGHAIMAELLRPGSVSQVTLTPRGQALGYVRHNPQTEQYLYTKDYLEHQIMIALGGAASEEMYYGGRSTGSRGDFDQALNIVETMMKSGLTSLGIANLEMVTTEELMKENSKILDELMIRTRDLLEKQRNVFDYSLDILMKEEVLSGEQFRCQFRDSVRLPA from the coding sequence ATGCCTAAGTATTGGAAAGAGGTTCTGACCGGATTTGTTCCGGTGCTGCTGATTTTTATGGCGTTTGTCGGTATCAATATTTTTCCGGTGATTATTGCCGCAGGCATGATTGGTGCACTGCTGCTGATTGCCCACCTGCGCGGCGGATTGACCGTAAATGCGGGCGGGGATAAGAAGCGTAAGAAGAGCGGCCCTTCCAAGCTTACCTTTGAAGAAATCGGCGGACAGGACAATGCGAAGCAGGAGCTGCGCGAAGCACTGGATTTTCTGATCCGGCATGAGGAAATCAGCAAGTTCGGGATTCGCCCGTTGAAGGGTATCCTGCTTACCGGCCCTCCGGGAACAGGGAAGACGCTGATGGCCAAAGCGGCGGCGCATTACACCAATTCCGTGTTTGTAGCGGCATCAGGCAGTGAGTTCGTGGAAATGTACGTGGGTGTCGGAGCCGGACGTATCCGTGATTTGTTTAAGGATGCCCGCAACCGCGCCTTAAAAGAAAACAAGCAAAGCGCAATTATTTTTATCGATGAAATTGATGTAATCGGCGGTAAGCGTGAAGGCGGACAGCAGCGGGAGTATGATCAGACGCTGAATCAGCTGCTGACTGAAATGGACGGGATCTACAACAACGACACCCCGCGTATCTTGTTGGTTGCTGCGACGAACCGTAAGGAGATGCTTGACTCCGCGCTGCTGCGTCCAGGCCGTTTTGACCGTCATATCCAGGTCGATATGCCTGACAAGAAGGGGCGCAGATCGATTCTCGATCTTCATGCCAAGAATAAGCCGCTGCATGCAGATGTTAATCTGGACAAGGTTGCTGAGGAAGCCTACGGGTTCTCCGGTGCCCAGCTGGAAAGCGTGATGAATGAGGCCGCGATTTACATGATGCGTGAGAACCTGAGCGAAGTGGAGCAGCGGCATCTCTCACTGGCCATCGACAAGGTGATGATGGGCGAAAAGACAGACCGTGAGACGAATCAGGAAGAAAAGCAGCGGGTGGCGATCCACGAGCTTGGCCATGCGATTATGGCAGAGTTGCTGCGTCCGGGAAGTGTCAGCCAGGTTACCCTGACTCCGCGCGGACAGGCATTGGGTTATGTGCGTCATAATCCACAGACCGAGCAGTACCTTTACACCAAGGATTATTTGGAGCATCAGATTATGATTGCCCTTGGAGGGGCAGCCTCGGAGGAAATGTATTACGGCGGACGCAGTACCGGCTCACGCGGCGATTTCGACCAGGCGCTCAACATTGTTGAGACGATGATGAAATCCGGGCTTACCTCGCTTGGCATTGCCAACCTGGAAATGGTTACCACGGAAGAATTAATGAAGGAAAATAGTAAAATATTAGATGAGCTCATGATTCGCACCCGTGACCTGCTGGAGAAACAGCGAAATGTGTTTGACTACTCTTTGGATATATTAATGAAGGAGGAAGTCCTCTCCGGAGAGCAATTTCGTTGTCAATTTCGTGACAGTGTGAGATTACCGGCATAA
- a CDS encoding cell wall elongation regulator TseB-like domain-containing protein translates to MRKRKKWLPLGIGVVLLLLFGLGQFYAYIMKDQWNERNAAKEVAKSRAGLTEITKAQKSVWDENSVYWVLTGKNSAGTKLMVWVRFTVDGKPAGGANDIYAEELSKGTSEQQIRAIIAAQLPGAAIKRLLPGVFNGEYAWQVFYKLDNRYYYQFYRFADGTAIGEGYSLPNK, encoded by the coding sequence TTGAGGAAAAGGAAAAAATGGCTTCCGCTGGGGATTGGCGTGGTGCTGCTCCTTTTGTTCGGACTCGGGCAGTTCTATGCCTATATCATGAAGGACCAGTGGAATGAGCGGAACGCAGCCAAGGAAGTTGCTAAGTCCCGTGCCGGACTGACGGAGATCACTAAAGCGCAGAAATCGGTGTGGGATGAAAATTCAGTCTACTGGGTGCTTACAGGGAAAAACAGTGCCGGGACGAAGCTTATGGTCTGGGTCCGTTTTACAGTTGACGGTAAACCTGCTGGCGGCGCCAACGATATCTATGCGGAAGAGCTGTCAAAAGGGACATCGGAGCAGCAAATCCGCGCTATTATAGCCGCTCAGCTACCGGGTGCAGCAATTAAGAGGCTTCTTCCGGGTGTGTTTAACGGTGAATACGCATGGCAGGTTTTTTACAAACTGGACAACAGGTATTATTACCAGTTCTACCGGTTCGCGGATGGTACGGCGATCGGTGAGGGCTATAGTCTTCCAAACAAATGA
- a CDS encoding amidohydrolase gives MSRNKTVIENGRFLVPGSVQPVLSGYMTIENDLITYIGEDKPAFEEGVLTVDGSRLLFMPGLINTHGHAAMSLLRGYGDDMVLQSWLQEKMWPMEAKFTGDDVYWGTALSVLEMLKGGTTTFLDMYDHMDRVAEVTEQSGIRAVLMRGAIGLCPEDVQNQKLAEAVEFARNWHGKADGRITAMLSPHAPYTCPPEFFMKFVQAAHDLDLPMHTHMSETRHEVEQNVADYGLRPVAHLEKLGMFTRPSLIAHGVHLNDEEIEILARYKVGVSHNPGSNLKLASGVARVPELLRAGVKVSLGTDGAASNNNLDMFEEMRLAALIHKGVSGDPTAVPAPEALLMATEYGAASIYLNNVGRLAAGMKADFIAIDIDQPHLLPHSDLLSHAVYSASAKDVEHVWINGRQVVKHGRCLTLDEEEIRRKAQETFESLLKR, from the coding sequence ATGAGCAGGAATAAGACAGTAATCGAAAATGGACGCTTCCTCGTACCTGGTTCGGTGCAACCCGTCCTGAGCGGTTATATGACCATAGAAAATGACCTGATCACATACATAGGGGAAGACAAGCCCGCCTTTGAAGAGGGTGTCCTGACCGTTGACGGCAGCCGCCTGCTGTTTATGCCGGGTCTGATTAATACTCATGGCCATGCAGCGATGTCGCTTCTGCGCGGCTATGGTGATGATATGGTGCTTCAGAGCTGGCTGCAGGAAAAAATGTGGCCGATGGAAGCGAAATTCACCGGAGACGATGTATACTGGGGGACTGCCTTGTCTGTTCTCGAGATGCTGAAGGGCGGCACAACGACCTTCCTGGATATGTACGATCATATGGACCGTGTTGCAGAGGTGACAGAGCAGTCCGGCATCCGTGCGGTGCTCATGCGCGGTGCGATCGGTCTATGCCCGGAGGATGTGCAGAACCAGAAGCTTGCCGAAGCCGTAGAGTTCGCCCGGAACTGGCACGGCAAGGCAGACGGCCGGATTACGGCAATGCTCTCGCCTCACGCTCCGTACACTTGTCCGCCCGAATTTTTCATGAAATTTGTGCAGGCAGCCCATGATCTGGATTTGCCGATGCACACGCATATGTCCGAAACGCGCCATGAGGTAGAGCAAAATGTGGCCGATTACGGCCTGCGCCCGGTGGCTCATCTGGAGAAGCTCGGTATGTTCACCAGACCGTCCCTGATTGCCCATGGTGTACATTTGAATGATGAAGAAATTGAGATTCTGGCCCGTTATAAGGTTGGCGTATCCCATAATCCGGGCAGTAACCTGAAGCTCGCGAGCGGAGTTGCCCGTGTACCTGAATTGCTGAGAGCCGGAGTGAAGGTCTCGCTCGGAACTGACGGAGCAGCCAGTAATAACAACCTGGATATGTTCGAGGAAATGCGGCTTGCAGCGCTGATCCATAAGGGTGTAAGCGGAGATCCGACTGCAGTACCGGCTCCGGAAGCACTGCTGATGGCGACAGAATACGGCGCTGCCTCGATCTATCTGAACAATGTCGGGCGCCTTGCCGCAGGTATGAAGGCTGATTTTATTGCTATTGATATTGACCAGCCTCATTTGCTGCCGCATTCTGATCTGCTCTCCCACGCCGTATATTCGGCAAGTGCCAAGGATGTTGAGCATGTCTGGATTAACGGCCGGCAGGTTGTAAAGCACGGCCGGTGTCTGACGCTGGATGAGGAAGAAATCCGCCGTAAGGCGCAGGAAACCTTTGAAAGCCTGCTCAAACGGTAA